The DNA region aatagtattgaaccgtttcggtacgtggtaatcggttcggaacggacgcgtactgaacgagtttctgacgtaatataacccttacttttcaaggctgtgagtcaatcgggttacagtttctttgtgtagattatatttactccgtctgctCTaccataatgaggaccaacacggtaggacagtccagaaacgtcaacggcgcgacaacatggccgccgcgagaacgcagtgaaacgcgggcgttagagccaatcagccaatgcacaccagtcgcagtgcggccgcgtgttagatgcgtcccagaagcatattgttgttggattatcttcaaatagccgctactttttgagcagaattcaagcttcgtataggctaatgttcctactgttgaaagcacaaaagtgtgtaataaacagctatcacatttatatttagcattttgtttttttactcaggggtcgcgttaaccggatattttccgtcgttgaccgattttttaaaacggtgacggaaaaaactgaaatccatctgtcattttgacaggttgcaattcactccccagaccacagggtggcgagtgagcatattaattagctattgtctctctcgatgcatgacgtcgttggccttactcggaaaaatgtcaaggcaaccgagtgtccgaagtttcttcaaaaagcctcaaaacgacgatggtgttgataaaagaggtgaaaaaaagagggactgcacaagcgggcacgcaattcaagtccatgcgcaccaggaggaaggtgtgagactgcgttcaggccacagcaggtaaactgttaatttcattgttccatatgtagactacctactggggccacagtcagctgtttttgtcactgcggagaaaaagttacatattcatctgcttgatgtgtaatGGCacagtgtggattctctgttaagcttgttcggacagaatattaatttaaaatgaatgaaaactaaatactattgaatatgttgaagcagtatgcaatgttaagagtcttgttagctcgaattgctgtgtccagccgctgtagctctgctggtcTCtgcgaactctctattcaagccggaacgcgcgcggctgttaagtgtctctgtcacgtgactgtgtcgtagccggtaacgcgctcggccaaatggacacacaagtacagaaggtgaattatgccaaacaaaagtcaccacaatgtcattatcatcattttaaaaatttaagtgacgggtaaaaatagattatgaccggatttttatgaccctgtcagttgaaatgacagacaacggaaaagtctagcgcaacctctgtttttactgtaccgaaaatgaaccgaatcgtgacctcaaaactgaggtacataccgaaccgagatttttgtgtaccgttacacccctacttatTAGTGTGAGGTGACATACCAGCTCCTGTTGGCCCATATGCAAACACACTTGCATTTTGACCCCTGGTTATATGTGGTAAAATGGGCTTCACGGATGTCAGGAACACTTCTTGCTGTGTTGTTTGCTCACCGTGGAAAACATCGAAGCTGAAACAGGATTCACATaaacagaaatgaataaatttgaACTGAAAACAACCGGTTGTTCAGACTAGCCAAACTGGCGAGCCTTGCTATACAGGCTACTTACTGGTATTTGAGCGTTTCTGTAGCATTTCTCCAGTTAACAATCTCCAGGTTCTGTGAGTCCAAGCCTCTCACACAAGGTCCCTCGCCTTTCTCATCTTGTTTGTTCATAAACGGACGCAGACGAACTGAGACCATCACCCTGGAGGTCTTCTTGCGGGCGCCATCAGCTACAGACACACGCTGGGCCATGTTTTCCCTCTTCAATGAAAAGTGTCAAACCAACAAATAACTCGGTGTACGGATTCCCTGAAATAGCAGCAGaggtaaaatggctaaaatcatcgTGTTATGTTAAATAAATTGACatattcgatgggggaaaactcCAGTAACAgcggagtaaaaaaaaaaaaaaaatagcggctAAATGCTAATCCACAAGAGACTGAAATTCCACATTTACGAGGTGGTTTCACGTGATGTATCaaacttcacctttacttaCCGAATGATATGTACTGAACGCCAAAGGGAATGTCTTTATTGTATTAAATACCGTCCTAACATGAAAATTCAGCAGCGTTATCGACACCGCATTTTAACAATGGCGATGCGCTCCAAACAAGCGGAGCCAAATCTTTTCAAACAAGGGACCACGAAAACGGAAACGACAATTAGCCAATCAGAGCCCGCTAAACTGTCGCCTACGAGAATCAGCCAATGAGAACCCGCCGTACACTAACCACGATACGACACTAAaatccttaaataaaatatactttaaaaacagtggaatgtaaaaaaaaaaaaaaaatcgtctaCGACCATTTAAATTAATCAAATTCTACAAAATTAGGcgttatatatttctgtctaagTTTGGCCCAAACTGAAGTGACGTTGACGTAAATGTGTAGATTTACAAATGCTGCGGAGTGGACCGGaaacaaggggggggggggatactacgttcagaaaaatgcaaatttgtgGTTACGAAACATGTACAATATCcgcaccaaatatttatttgtggTTTTAATACTGTTATTATAAACAATTTTGACGCCAGAGTACGCAAATGGAGTGCAGATTTCACCATCACTCCCCATCGTGCCGCCTCGGTATTGTGAACCGCTCCCGCACTTTCGCCACAATCTAATCCACATGATATGGACATCGGCGCCAATGCGAACTCGTCCAAAATGGCGCTATGTTTACGTACGTCCATTGTCGTTTACTTATAATGGAGCACTCTGTCGATTTTATTCATCATCTGGGATAACTTTATTCACGCGTTCTGCAAGGACAACACCCAGCATTCGGTAATGACAAGCTAGCGCACTCATGTTGGTTGCTAatgtttttccattcaaaacatGAGATTATCCGGCAAATTCATCAAATAAGAGGTCCAACCTTTACTTGTGGCATTCTCATTGGATTAACTGATTTTCCTCGTATATAAATAAGTGTTAAATACACGAAAATACATGCAAAAGCCACTActattgcattgttttatttattgtcttttttttccttagaATTGACCTTTTTGAAGGATGCAGGCTGAGGCCACAGATGTGTCCTTGCATGAGGGCATCCAAGCTCTTGGTGTCAGAGAGGaagaaaatcaaaaggaagcctGCAAACAGGAAGAAGAAAGCGCTGAGCAACAGGATGCTGagatgacagcagcgtcattggAGGacacggaaaacacagacagcaAAGGTCAAGAATTGATGTAAACAACAATTCAAGCCAGTTTTGGTTGTTGTGAAGTCACCCATTCGCACGTTTTACCTAACAACTAAGCAAAATTCCATCCAATCAATACctcaatttttttcccagacCAAGACACAGACAAGCTTGAGGAAGACAAACACCAAAATGCACCACCGTCAGTCGCAGCGGTCCCAGTGGAAGAGGGAACGCGGACGACAGACAAGGACGGCGAATGGGAGCTCGTGTACAGCGACGAGGAAATGGAGGACCCAAAGAACTGGATGCCTCCTCCCGCCGAGATCAAGAGACTCTATGAGCTGCTGGCCAAAGGCGAGATGCTGGAGCTCAACTTTGAACCCCTTCCCCGAAGACCGCCCACGCCCGAACGCAGCCTTTCGCCCGAAAGGGAAAACGAGGACGACGAGGCGGAGGAGAGAGAAAGGAAGGAGAGGGAACGGAAGTGCGTGGGAACATCATTTCATTGTCATTTTATTCTTCAAAGATTCTGGGTTTAATTGAGATTTTTATTCCAGACCTCCGAGTCCAACAGAGTTCGACTTTAACGAAGAGCAACAAATCCAAGGGACCCCGAAAAACTCCTTTATTAACAGACGTCGAACACCGGGTGAGCATTCCACACATTGAAAATCGATTGAACATTTAGTGGAAGCTCTCCTAGTGATGTGCTCAAGACTCTTGAATCACAGAAGTCTTGGTCttgactagagctgtcccgactagtcgatgtTGATGACGTTAATGCGTCGacaggcaaaacataccgtcgacgggtaatgacgggctTAAAAaatttacatgcggataaagtttagaatggcaggtgctcgcgatacaagcggttgttagtggcacccccaagggggccgctgttatttcaatgtgaccagcgttgtcagattgagcaaaaaggaagaaagtgggcgagcgagcgagagagagggagcgagatcggcgAGTTGGAACAGTGCGCGGGTAGCGCCGAGTTGAGTGGCttcatcccccacgtttttgttttggtcaataaaagtatccttaatgagccatccgacgcctctcagtgtttttatgcacgctgcCGCCTTCCCGAGGCGAATCGGACGAACCCAGACGAACCgatgacaacgagccaagtgaattgccggtgaggagttgaaaacactgccaatttccaaaaagggAAGGGttacacgtgaaagcggcataaagccaaaaaagcggaccagcatAACcacagcctggaattatttcaaggaaaatatggagggtgccactgtgtgtactctttgctaagctgagctcgcatccacagtagcacgtcggctataaacgaacacttgaagtgccgtcacccaagtataattttcgaagacaacaacaaacaacaagctagcggattgtaagaccatactaacgattttttaaatggaagttgcctttatgtgcgtcgtatcaatgcgcatttttatttaataaaataattaatataattaatataattatatagttTTGGGAGTCAAGAGACCAAGACTGAAACAAGAGTAAGACTTAACCCAACCAAGACTGAAACAAGAGTAAGACTTGACCCAGATCAGGAATCACTGAGATTATATCCAGTGCAACTGTTTTGCTAGTGAAGACGAAGGCTGTCGTTTCCATTTTCCTTAACTTGATGACTGTTTTGTCTGATTCCAACAGGTTCATCGGCTCGCTCTTCCGTGAAAAGGGAAGCCCGGCTGGACAAAGTTCTATCGGACATGAAGCGCCACCGCAAAATGGAAGAGCACATCCTTCGCACGGGGCGAGATCTCTTCAAGAGCGAGAAGAAGCTGGAGGCGGCGCTATCGCCCAACAGCCAGAAGGAACGAGACAAGGAACGCGAGCGAGACAGCAATCCCAATACAGTCTTCTCTCCCAGGCAGAGGCGATACTGAACTTACGCCGATTGTTCCGGAGAACCCGCCCTGGACATTTCTGAGCGCTTTTTCTAAACTTTGTatgttttcaatgttttgtATGACGGCAATAAACATGCTAAACAGAGAGATCAGATTACTTGAAGTTGCTTTTGCTCTAAATGAGCAGTTCACTTGCTGGGATTGACAgtgaaagacgtccaatccatccactcaattaactcgagtaattcaattagaaaaaagctttgaatcaaaatttgctgcttcgaggatttgttttagattggcattgtaatggtttgtttgatTTGATTTGGCTGGATACACtggcctctagtggcaacagtgaatataactCATTTAACGAGGCTAATAAATTGAAAGTAAAAACATTACATGATTAAAGatacttaaaatgtttttaaaactgTAGAAATAAAGGGAATTTATTAATGATATAAttgcatttttcaaatttttcaacatttttcttttaggattttcacatttttagctGTATTATTCTAAATAATTTTCTATATTCTCAGTAGGGATAATGGATTGGTTCTATCCAGTAGGGAGCTACTGCCTTCTGGCAGCTACACCCATATAAGTGAGGCATGGCACACTACATCTTGGTTAGATCATTGTATCTCAACAATGGATGCTCACTTCCctcacacagatggaaatttTATATAACATGTCTACCTCAGATCACATCCCTGTGAAGATGGTTATATGTTTTGCTAATGTCCCGAATACTGTTAAAGCGAAGATAAATTTCAACCCAGATCTGGTAGTCCGGTCCTCTCTTTCTGACGACATTATCTCCTATATATCCGACACCGATGTACTGCTGAGCAACTTATATCTACCCAAGGAAGCAGTCATGTGTAGAAACGATAACTGCAGTGACCCCAATCATAAAACAGATGTACGGAAATGTACAATCAgattgtttcagctctacttgctGCCAGTAAACCGCTTTGTATAACTAGAAGGAGGAGTAGAGTTAGGCCTGGCTGGAACACTTATGTCACTAAATTTTATGCAGACGCCTGTGAAGCTACCAAGGCTCGGGCTTTGGCAGGTAGACCCAAACAgggccttatttatttattttttttttttaaacctgtcctgttcagctttttgacacagagaatggaagtcccgGTTGGTctcaacagttttaatgtttcacattgagagtatgacatactcccattgtgatcatacaACATACCtcctttattatgacaaagcagcgaacaggaaggggtaatGGGGGAATAcaagaaacacaaaagagagaaaagaaacaaacaacaacaagaaatacattgaacccctacactaactattaatatgttggtgctatcgtcagttaGATGTATTTCCAATTGACACCATgttgggggcctgttgaccagggaaagaaggggaggggggtggggaagtctataagctaagtgataggaaggggtagagtgtacacaaatcagctctgtgatctagaacccagtaatcgtgtgaatcccctgtgagtgtaagcccattggcagccgaccctacgccgccccaccaCCAATCCCGGCatcgggaccccccacccgagcgcacccaatcacatccagccgcacgtgagccccaccaaacatgcaacagccacgcagacgagcggagacgcggCGCAGGTGCCAAACCAGGGCCAAGACTCCCACCCGGCCAGCCCGCAGTGGGTGGGGAGCAACGcagcccatccatcctcccacaGCCCAGCGAGGGAGCCATCATCACCCCCCCAGGATCTAGggtggccacccctataaattggttggccaccccactggccaccccgtttgccagtatatcgttagattgttgtagcatcagttatgcatttcatcccaaatgaatgtacttattttgttttgttaaatgtagggctgtcaaatttatcgcgttaacgggcggtaattaattttttaaaattaatcatgtgaaaatatttatcacaaTTAACACATTCGCAGTACgattcattcacgcattgccgcaaacagcctacaatggcgccgttttacttctatacagagataagcggcagtgtcaagtgagtggagtagataaaagcattcatttgggccgtgcttttatttggcaaaagctttgtcacctCTCCCACAGATACTAtatatattgtgggaagcgacgtggggaagaatgacaggagttcatctttttcttaacaccctgtagtgtatccaacgcagaaaagatttgcatttgcagccaccacacacagtcatggttgcaccacttcccatcgtgcatttgggcagaacagttaagtcgctacagtatcatttactgaaagctcaacaaatagactagatggcaaaatttagtcacaatatacaaaacaaactcacatttatcctttaagaatcacaagtctttctatccgtggatcactttcacagaaagaatgttaataatgttaatgccatcttgtggatttattgttataataaacaaatacagtactcatgtacagtatgtgaatgtatatatccgtcttgtcttatctttccattccaacaataatttacagaaaaatatggcatattttagagatggtttgaattgcaatgaattacgattaatttttaagctgtgattaattcgattaaaaattttaatcgtttgacagccctcgttaaatgtacaccttatgcctaatatatacataacacaataaaacagaattgttgtggaactcaaaatgttgactggacagttacggactatgcacattaaatcattagtaacatcaaatattacacaatacaccaaagtatatcagtagccgtgtccttaagtctttctgatagttttccccctttttactgcaataatataatgaaaacctgaaattatggcttttagttttggccaccccaagattttaagtggccccatctggccacccctatgaaaaatttctggaggcgccattgACTACATGGCCAGGGAAGCTTCTTTGTAAAAACATTAAAGCCTTTTGGAAGGAGGTGAGGAGCCCTGCTTACCTTGCTCGATAGGTGGCTTCCCTGGTATACTATTGCAATTGCTGCTTTCTGGCGACAGCATTATGAAAATCTCATGTCCCATGAGGTGTTTCAAGTTATCAAAAACTTATCAGTTAATAGGTCCACGGGTATGGATTTTATATCTGCCGAACATCTTATGCATGCTAGTCCAAGGCTAGTTCCACTTCTTGCACTCTGCTTTACTTCCTTTATGGTTCATGGCTGTCTTCCCGACCTTATGATGTCGGTGATGCTAGTCCCTGTCATCAAGGATAAAGCAGGGAAAGTGAGCGGCTCGGACAATTATAGATCTGTCACCCTCATTAGTGTTCTTTCTAAGGTATTTGAACTCCTCATTCTGGAGAGATTTAGTACATTAATAAACTCACAGATAAACAGTTTGGTTTTAAACCTAGGCATGACACGGACATGTGTATTTATGTTTTAAAAGAATTGGTCAATACCTATATGATGAAAAACTCCTCTATGTTTATGTGTTTTCTAGACACTTCCAAAGTCTTTGATCGTGTGAACCACGGGAAGTTGTTTAGGAAATTAAGCCAAGCGGGGGTTCCCAGTGACATCATAAGAATTCTTTTATATTGGTATACTCAAGCCCATCGACGGGTGGTGGGGGgagcgggtatgttgtcccgggcctcaggaccatagggacCCCTGAATgactcttaatttattttactttacattcacatttttcttttttctttaaaacattgtctgattaaatattaccgtattggcccaaatataagacggccctgattataagccgaccccctctttttcaagactcaagtttgaaaaaagactttttgaacaccaaattaattttgatacagaaaataattacatctgtaacaaatgattataacaatatatttgagagaaaaagcatgttgttttgcctcattcagatcttaatatctgaacatttaaatatgtaaactaaagtacaatcacattcgtaaatgaatggcttctggtttttgaaatgtaaataaaccaatctattgtgataaaacaacaaatttgcaataactgcattaaccatcaaagtgaagtctaactgtaacagtAGTCTTGAAACATTTCTGGTAGACTGACGAGAGGGCCGGAGAGgagattctttttttgtgtaaataatgagcctatgttacttatatttgtattacttgcatttatccgttataagttttattttaaatactatatattgttgttattattactattttttaggattttttacaaacttcaattttttttgtgccccttcaggcagagttggtgccctacgcgcagtgcgtgttatgcggatgcggagcgccgtgtctgggcgtgtgagcctttttgggtttcaaatagttcccgttcaccacggataatggccaaaacaagtccgacaactgtgggaccattgtgagGTGGGTAAGCttagtgttttatattatgtcaaatactgggatcatggcacacgtttaataaggaggtggcttgcattttgtgggtgaaaatagtccctgtccaccgagaaggtcaAACGGCCGACAACTAGCGGCTTGTCGCGCACCATAGTCGCCGGCTGATAAAGGCGTGCCCGCCAAGAACgcactttcctcggcttggccacgagcagaCCCCCGCTCCGACGTCAGCAGGTTTGTCTGGCGGTCATTTTCCAGCTGGGTCCCTGGCAACGAGCACTTCTGCCCACAGCAGGAGAAtgacgagccgaaacttgctcaccgccgggggctcgccgatcggtgaagacaatcaaccccgccgttgtgtgtgacatgagtccgaaaggcgagaataagacttggaaaagctgcttggttcgggttagcatgtcggctagttgtcatgcctcctgttttgtttatgctctttcctccgtctttgaagccggggcagggaaaggaCAAAAGCTGGACaaactccagtggcataaaataccgttcaggagaggaagaagtcggcagttttcacCATTattcagtaattttgccctgtcatactgaataaacgcatgtttaatatttcatattccatttagcaagactgttgtcatgaccataccatttatttagcaattgggggaaaatacttagataaaaaataatatcctgtaaaaatattggagagattgaaacaatcatgacattttgctgctctgtcgtattttcctcatTCTAAATCTTCCccgtcaatgggctgaattctaaatcagatgaaatcgtgaccctcccgacatcatcatccagctggggacgctagagcgctataatgacaggcgggtctaaactgcagattgaaagactaatttctcgtcatctgcgctttgccaaattgttgtatatagtcgaatcgtctcaaaatatactaatttacataataatgctttttttttttaattatgctgtcacaggcactttaaaactaTTGTGTGACATTTTACTATAATTATACTTTTACTACAGTAATCTATATTTCATATGACGTAAAGCGCATAGAAATACTTTGTGTTGAATTCtgctttgcaaataaatttgctttatctaattttttttataatacttGTAGTTCTAACAATCAAATACAATTATATTCTATGTAGAACTACTGTTTATTGGACAGTCTTACTTCCACATGTGACTCACCTTTAAATATTAATCAGGTTCTGCAGAAAACTTCAAAGAATGATCATATATCCGCACCATTGACAgcggtagacgttcaatccattttgaccaggaggggcgaatgaacgttcgttcattcgcccctcctggtcaaactggattggacgtctaccgacgtcaatagcagccagtgGCGAGGTGGTCCGTGTCGCTCGTAAATTGGCACAAGATGTCTTGAAATTGTGCACGAAAACAACATTCATCCTCAAGTCTTTTGTCGAAATACTATGACTGGAGGCGTAAAAATGTTCGTCTAAGATTAACCAAATCGAGTCTAGGACGAAACGCGATCACACACAAACACGTAGATTGACTAATGTCCACTGTGCGGTTTTCGCTCAAGCAGGCGGACTCTAGAAAAGTTCGTTCCGCCCATGAGCGGAGCCGCTCCAGTCGTTGTAAACGTTCCCGGCGCTCCAGGCCGTTTTAGGTCATCTGTTGGCCGTCGTTTCCTGCCGGCTGAACGTACTCCTCCGTTTTGTCCCAGTCCGACACCCAGCCACCGCCCCCGTTGGGGTCCTGGGCGGTGGCCCCGTAGCCGCCGCCGCCCCCGCCTGCATTTCGGTACAGCTCTTCGGTCTCGTTAGCCAGCTCGTCCTCGTCTAGGATGCCACACTTCTCGTCGCTTAGCTGCTCCGGCTCGGCCCAGGCTTGCTTCTCCCCGGAGGCGAAGAGGCCTGCGAGGGGGCGTCGAGTGACGATTATTGGACTGATCCACAGATAGTCGATTATCAAATGAATTGACTACTATTTTGTGAGTCGATAATTTGTTTGGAAAGGTGgtcgacataaaaaaataacgtCTAAAGTATTtctaccaggggtgaaagtggctagaatttcttgccgaactccccgatgtgaaggtcgccacggagccagaaattttgtttgtttatttatttatttgttttcatttttttaggggggtgggggccaaacctcctaaaactactgaaatgcaaagaaaactgttttggcacactTACTTCTAtagcacatacaaaaactgattttcattcaaaattgtcttttttcaatgatttgcaaaataaaagttaacaaaaacagcaataaccccaacctccatttcctaatttttattttccctcatttcctcacatactaaatgccaaatctcaattttaactactgaagaacataggatgtacagtatattaaaattgaagttaatgtaaacatttttttttttttaaattttcattcaaaattgcattttttcagaTTTACAAAATTCCATCTCAAACTCCATCTAATtttcattttccctcatttcctcaaatctaaaaccaaaacctcaatttttactattcaagaacataggatgtactttcaaattgaagataatgtaaacattgacatttttgaaataataaagatataagtaacatacattcagaaaaataagtacaaatttctgatattatgcagagtgaaatggaatatatttagaAAATCGCGCaaacacttttttaaatcataaggaaatgaataagtagtcaaacataaatgaacaaatataagtccaaagtgcatcctaagatgttctgaacctccccatcagagcaaataaaactaaatatgataaacaagcctcctcaactctttccttgcgcttaaagatttgatcctttttctgttgcattgcctttttttctgtcacatcaattctttttttttttttttttttttttttgctgttccagaaaacacacatttgaaccaatcagagctaaccatttctggtgatcacatgtcagtatgtcagccaattgaacggataaatgagtccaggcattttgctttaaagcgtgcattcgcactgaagtgactcatcatcgtcagactcagataactgcagtagctcgggaaacctccatgccgtccgtggcataaaataaataataaatataagtggaaacggattacgctacacaagcacttcattatgcttgttgttaacacttgt from Corythoichthys intestinalis isolate RoL2023-P3 chromosome 21, ASM3026506v1, whole genome shotgun sequence includes:
- the pagr1 gene encoding PAXIP1-associated glutamate-rich protein 1: MQAEATDVSLHEGIQALGVREEENQKEACKQEEESAEQQDAEMTAASLEDTENTDSKDQDTDKLEEDKHQNAPPSVAAVPVEEGTRTTDKDGEWELVYSDEEMEDPKNWMPPPAEIKRLYELLAKGEMLELNFEPLPRRPPTPERSLSPERENEDDEAEERERKERERKPPSPTEFDFNEEQQIQGTPKNSFINRRRTPGSSARSSVKREARLDKVLSDMKRHRKMEEHILRTGRDLFKSEKKLEAALSPNSQKERDKERERDSNPNTVFSPRQRRY